In one Fusarium keratoplasticum isolate Fu6.1 chromosome 5, whole genome shotgun sequence genomic region, the following are encoded:
- a CDS encoding RRNA adenine N(6)-methyltransferase — MAKIKHAKRGSASSTPYERPSGGGGSGSNSNKNNVFKFNTNFGQHILKNPGVSDAIVEKAFLKPTDTVLEVGPGTGNLTVRILERAKKCICVEVDPRMAAEVTKRVQGTPEQRKLEVLLGDVIKTELPQFDVCISNTPYQISSPLVFKLLSLPNPPRTSVLMFQREFALRLTARPGDALYCRLSVNAQFWAKITHIMKVGKNNFRPPPQVESSVVRIEPKTGKDRPNVSWDEWDGLLRVCFVRKNKTLRASWLGTKEVLAMVERNYRTWCAMNGVPVDDTLVEDGQDDDMDMEDGDAEEGGMDVDEDEDAPDFFKEMQNSATAKTKSKRKKTKVAELVREKIRKVLEDVTELADKRSGKCDENDFLRLLFAFNEEGIHFS, encoded by the exons atggccaagataAAGCACGCCAAGCGTGGCAGCGCATCGAGCACGCCGTACGAACGACCAAGCGGTGGTGGAGGTAGCGGTTCCAACTCCAACAAGAACAACGTCTTCaagttcaacaccaacttTGGCCAGCATATTCTCAAGAACCCCGGTGTCTCGGATGCCATTGTCGAGAAGGCCTTTCTCAAGCCCACGGATACCGTTCTAGAAGTCGGTCCCGGTACTGGTAACCTGACAGTCCGTATCCTGGAGCGCGCAAAGAAATGTATCTGTGTTGAGGTCGATCCCCGAATGGCGGCCGAAGTCACCAAGCGTGTGCAGGGAACGCCTGAGCAGAGGAAACTCGAGGTCTTGCTGGGCGATGTTATCAAGACTGAGCTCCCGCAGTTTGATGTCTGCATATCAAACACCCCCTATCAA ATCTCCAGTCCCCTCGTCTTCAAGCTACTCTCCCTTCCAAACCCTCCTCGTACCTCAGTTCTCATGTTCCAGCGCGAATTCGCCCTGCGCCTGACAGCTCGTCCCGGTGACGCCCTCTACTGCCGCCTCTCGGTCAACGCCCAGTTCTGGGCCAAGATCACGCACATCATGAAGGTCGGCAAGAACAACTTCCGCCCCCCGCCGCAAGTCGAGTCCTCCGTTGTTCGTATTGAGCCCAAGACGGGCAAGGACCGCCCCAACGTCAGCTGGGACGAGTGGGATGGACTACTGCGAGTGTGCTTCGTCCGCAAGAACAAGACTCTTCGCGCGAGTTGGCTCGGCACCAAGGAGGTGCTGGCCATGGTTGAGCGAAACTACCGTACTTGGTGCGCCATGAATGGCGTTCCCGTTGATGACACCctggttgaggatggccagGACGACGATATGGACATGGAGGATGGtgacgccgaggagggcggcaTGGACGtcgatgaggacgaagatgCGCCCGATTTCTTCAAGGAGATGCAGAACTCAGCAACCGCCAAGACAAAGAGCAAGCGAAAGAAGACAAAGGTGGCCGAGCTCGTTCGAGAGAAGATCCGCAAGGTGCTCGAGGACGTGACCGAGCTGGCCGACAAGCGATCAGGAAAGTGTGACGAAAATGacttcctccgcctcctgTTTGCTTTCAACGAAGAAGGCATCCACTTCTCTTGA